TTCTTCTGACTTGCCTATTTTCTAAATTACAGGGCATCATGATATAACCACGACTGATTTAATTCTTTCTTTCACCAATTAAATATTCGTTTATTTCACTGTATAAGGCGGAAATGTTACATATGTATGTATATAGTAGTGCTAGATGTACCAAATAGATACCAAAATTTGGTCCCAAAGTGTTATTGGTGACTTGAAAATTTAGAATGTTTTAATTGGTGGAATTTATGTAGGTCCACTATAACTAATTAATTTGTAACCAAACACGGGTCGTTTAAGATCTATTTTGGATTTCAATTTAACACCTCTGTTCTGTATATAGGTCGAAAATTAAAATACAAGTCAGCTCTTAATATGTAGGATGACTGGTCAGTGTGAAGTTTTTCATAAAATGACAATGAAATGTAGGACtgattatttattttattacaCTGACTTATTTAGCATCCGTTTAATGACACAACTTGCTCTGTTATACAAAaagaaataaattatttaaattatattatcGTTTCTTCTTTCTTCATCGACTCCGCCAGCTTTTTAGAGATGCAGTAAGCAGTAGAATAAATAGTAAGCATAGGATTAACTCCAACTGCACTTGGCAATACACTTCCATCAATAACAAACAAGCCCTTTGCTTCCCAACTTTCTCCATATTCATCGACTGCACCTACTTCATCATTGGCACCCATTTTGCAACTCCCCATTTGATGTGCAGATGCATATACAGCCCAATGTTCTCTGTTCGACTTTGGCCCTCCGTCCGCTGCCACGCCATCCAGGAACTCCTCCACATCTTCACTTTTAATCCCTTCACATTTCATCCTCTGCCCATCATTCCGAAAAGTGCCTACTTCAACAGCTCCTGCTTCAATCATAATTCTTAAGACTCGTCGCAGTCCTTGTTTAAGATTTTCTTCATCCTGCTCGTTAATATCATACGAAACCCTACCTTCTGATCTCACTTCCCCTGAACTTTGATCCCTCACTAGACTGAATAAAACTGCAGTTCTTGCAAATTTTTCCATCTTATCTTTCATGTCAAGCCCGGAAGTCCAAGGATATATTGCAGCAAATGTTGCAGGTCCTGTTGCAGCAGCTTCAATGATAGATTGAACTTTGGAATCCGCAGACTCCACCTTGTGAAGTGTAGTAAGAATCCCGCCTTCATAACTCTTCCCTCCAATTGTTGAAGTATGTTCCGGGAAATAGCCCCAAGCAAATATGACAggatgaagatgaagattcctACCAATATTTTTGTTTTTCAATCCACTTGAAATCATCAGCGGTGGTGTTGAAAGAGCTCCACAAGAAGAAACTGTTATGCGAGCCTCAATTTGCAGTTTCTTAGTTATGTTCTTGCCAACAACATTGGCCATGACTCCTGAGCATCTCTTTTTACCACCACCATTATTGTCTTCCCCTAATACAAATCTCTCAGCTTTTACACCAGTTAAAATCACTGCACCATTTTGAACAGCATCCACAAGCCATGTAGTATCGGCCCCCCTTTTAAGTCCTTTCGTACAACCATAAGAACAAGAACCACAATAATGATCTTCTGGTGAATTTCTAGGAATCCTCTCAACCTTCAACCCAAGATTTTCACACCCTTTTCGAATAACTTTATTTGAAAACCCTTCCTCTGGACAACCATATGTCACACCAAGCCTCTTACTCACAACATCCATTGCATCTTGATACTCGGAGCTTCCAAACAATGGAAGCTTCTGAGACTCGGACCAATCCTTAAGCACATCATCCGGTGTCCTAAGAGTAGCGCACCAATTCACAGCTGTCCCACCTCCAACTGTTGATCCTGCTTTTATAACAACTCTACCATCATCTGATGATAACAAACCTCCCTTTACATATAGCTCATTATTTGATGGTCCTTCCATCAGAGAGTAGTCTTGAGCCACAAAATAGTTCCCTTTTTCAAGAACCACTACCTTTTGACCAGAACTTGCAAGCAGTGCAGCTGCAACTCCTCCTCCACAACCAGAACCTACAATCACAACATCACATTTGATCCGAAACGACGTTGCGTCTTCAGTCACTTCTAGGTCTTTCTGTTTAAGAGACTCCAAGAAACTTGAGCCATTACAATCCTTGGATTCTATAATACCATTTTCAAGAGGTCTCTCCTTTTGTGTGCTGGTTACATTTTCTTCATTACCTACATGGTATCCAATTGCCTCATATGCtggatttttggaattttcatcGGTCTGCAACAAATTAATGTCCCGGTTAAAAAAACAAAAGAAATACTCTTTAACTTGTGTGAAAGAACTACATAATTGAGATctgtaataattttataattaagcATGTAATTAGTTGAACATGAGACAATTTCTTTACAAAGATAATGCTCCTAGTACTCATATAACTCCCTTAACTACGGACTTAGAAACAATTTATGTGGTATAAtaatattagaatcactttgaGGCCAATCACAAAAAACAGAAGTAGTTTTGTTTTCTCAGTTAATTGAACACAACATATGATTTGGTTGGAGAtatgttattttaaaaattctacaTTGTGAATTTAGATAATCCTGGCCGGCGTGTGTTAAATGCTTAAATCATAACTGAAGAATCCAAATTTAAGAGAGTGGAGTATTAGGCATGCCGGATATGTTTGTCCCCCCTGGCCCCTAGTATGTAAGTTGATCCATGAGTTCACTCATGTCCAAAAGAGTAGAAACATGGGGAGTTAGAGGCTTACTTAGGTGGTTACCACAAAGTTCCATAGCATCGGACAAACAAGACAAAGGCATCATTATCATGACGTGGGTGGAGGGCAGCCAAGTGTTTCTTAACTTGTTTTCTCTTTTATACATCTCGTCCATAATGATTTTGAGCCCATAATTGACACAAACAAAACCCGAATACGACAAGAATACAACTCCATTAATCCACATCTCCTAAGTATTAATTTACTTATAAGTTTATGCATAATTTGAACAACGTAATTTAACAACAACAAGAATACAACTTCATCATCGTATCATATGCAACAAGTTTCAATAAATTTTAGAACGACAAAATTTGATATTTTGAGAAAAAACGGTAAAACGAGCAAGTAAAATATAAGCAGTGAAAATTGCGTACCCAAGAGAAAGCAGTGTAGCAGCAGAAGGCCTTTAACAGGGCAAATACCAAGCGCAGTGGCAGCGGAAAATTGGTTTGCGATGACCATTTCAAGAGAATCTCCTCTCTTTTCTTCAATGGTAATTCGGAAAACCTGATAATGAATGGCCAACTCCGGTCCAGACACACAAATCCACAGAGCAATAAAGTTCCCAGTCTTGTTGAAAGCAAGCTGAGTGTTAATTTTATCAAGATCGTAGCTTGTGGTAATAGTGTCTTCTTCATTGTCTCCGCTACCTACACATCCCACCGTCGTGCATGATAACAACTTTTACTCAAAAgcaaaacaaaatatataactTTTGACAATACATGACCTTAAGATTAGACCCCTAATATTGAAAAGTAAACATGACATGCTGCATACAGTGCACAACACACAaacacctctctctctctctctctctctctctctctctctctctctctctctctctctctctctctctctctctctctctctctctctctctctctctctctctctctctctctctcctccctcccttccTCCCCTCTCTCACACACACTCagtccctctctctctctctctcattcacagcgcgcacacacacacgcaGAAATGAAATTCAAAAGGGTATTCTTAA
The sequence above is drawn from the Apium graveolens cultivar Ventura chromosome 2, ASM990537v1, whole genome shotgun sequence genome and encodes:
- the LOC141707641 gene encoding long-chain-alcohol oxidase FAO2, coding for MGGGRNGSNDGNVMPHHVLLRGGKRESGYSHGFSLSQIQTLSSIFQAFMPFHLSSTNSTGPQPPLADEVAETMKKTLLPQATILIKLTLSLLSTRLGTLLLCGFVCLDRSWPFIIRFSELPLKKREEILLKWSSQTNFPLPLRLVFALLKAFCCYTAFSWTDENSKNPAYEAIGYHVGNEENVTSTQKERPLENGIIESKDCNGSSFLESLKQKDLEVTEDATSFRIKCDVVIVGSGCGGGVAAALLASSGQKVVVLEKGNYFVAQDYSLMEGPSNNELYVKGGLLSSDDGRVVIKAGSTVGGGTAVNWCATLRTPDDVLKDWSESQKLPLFGSSEYQDAMDVVSKRLGVTYGCPEEGFSNKVIRKGCENLGLKVERIPRNSPEDHYCGSCSYGCTKGLKRGADTTWLVDAVQNGAVILTGVKAERFVLGEDNNGGGKKRCSGVMANVVGKNITKKLQIEARITVSSCGALSTPPLMISSGLKNKNIGRNLHLHPVIFAWGYFPEHTSTIGGKSYEGGILTTLHKVESADSKVQSIIEAAATGPATFAAIYPWTSGLDMKDKMEKFARTAVLFSLVRDQSSGEVRSEGRVSYDINEQDEENLKQGLRRVLRIMIEAGAVEVGTFRNDGQRMKCEGIKSEDVEEFLDGVAADGGPKSNREHWAVYASAHQMGSCKMGANDEVGAVDEYGESWEAKGLFVIDGSVLPSAVGVNPMLTIYSTAYCISKKLAESMKKEETII